The genomic DNA CTCATTCAGGTAAGTCCCTCCAAAAGGGTCTTGCGCTGAGCACAACTGACCTGAGAGTAATGGTCGTTTTAAGGCTTCAAGAAGAGTCATCCAGGGGTCTAGGCGTCCCTGGTGAGCTCAGCGAATCAAAACACAAAGGGTGGATAATTTATTCATGTTCACAAGAAGgcatgaaatttgacattaCTCTTCGTTCCGAAAGTGCGCTTTTTGTCAAGCAAGAAGACAACACCGCGCATTTTTCAATTCTAATTTGTAAGGCTTGACCCTTTTCTTCATGCCTGAACACAGTCAGACACTCACATTTGACTAATGAAGGTACTCTTTGTTACCTTTGACTGCACAGGCATTCTTTTGGACACGTGCCCCTTCTGAACTCGATGACTTGAACATGTAGCTTTGACTTTCCCTGTGACCAACGACCGCTCCTCATATACACTTATATCGTTGAAGATGGAAAAGGTGTCGATTTATATGTTTCAATGAACATGGAAAGTAtatccaacccaggatttagggtcaattctagtgaccgtaggggcttaacgtgcgttttgagagcaccttcaagtcctcgagaatccaggctagttcgaacaaaccaaacaaacaaaaaaaagcccGACTACAAGGAAAAGCGCGAACGNcaattctagtgaccgtaggggcttaacgtgcgttttgagagcaccttcaagtcctcgagaatccaggctagttcgaacaatgaagtccacttttcttctttctcgggctccttcattgtttaacttgcttccctctaatattcgcagggaatacgtaggcctcattgatccggtagcatctttcaagtcagacttggacaatttttacCAAGCGTTCCAAATGAAACCTAcgttcaagggctagctcggtctgccaactcaaattcgttggtagaccaaatatcttataaagattcaaagaaaaaaatagacgaaattAGCGTAACCTTTCATCCTAATAGTACTGGTAATAGTAATagttacattccctgtagcggcgAGAAAACCCCGtgacaaaccaaacaaacaaaaaaaagcccGACTACAAGGAAAAGCGCGAACGCTGTAAAGTGTCTGAATTGAATGTATCTTGTTTGAGAAATCGCCGGCGGAACTTGGGTGTTTGTAATGTGTACTCATGGCTTTAGCTTGTGAGGGAATCTGAACCCGTGCCAATAAAAGAGACAAATGCTTTGTGCCGAACATTGCACATATCGACGGGCGAAGGGAGAAGATTGCCTACTACACCGTCCACTAGATGTTTTTCGTAGTGTTTTGACAATGCCGTATAATGTGAAGCAGCAGTTTTCCCCCTCTATTTTTTTGCGAGAGCAACCTCAACcattttcataatttcaatGAGCGCCGCTGTAGATTTTCTAGAAtctgatttctttttgttgagTAATTTGTCAATTTCTAGTGGGGATTGACCGAATGCTCTCTTAAATTGCTCACTACGTACTCTCATACCATATACGATGGTATTAGTGGAAACCTGTTCTTGAAGTGTTATTTGGCACTAATTTAAAACCTGAGAGAAATGAATTCGAACCCCAAGACGGGAttgtaagcaaaaaaaagtgatgaCTTAAGCTGATGGAGGAATGAATGACCACGAAGTTCATCGGCATACATGAAGTTATAATAAACGTACAAGAGCGAAAATGGAGAAACAAAACGTGAGAGTTTGTGTGATCGGATTTAGAAGCCCTCGTTGCCCCAATTGGGTTGCTCTTGggctttcttcttcttttccacaTTCATTTGCAGCATTTGACTGCGAAAGGACAAGGCCTTGGTTTTCTCGATGAGTTGCTGATACGGGGACATGGTTTGGGTACCCATGACCACGTGACCCAATTGCGAATCAATCTTAGCATCCAACTTGGCGTTCCGGATCAGGTTCACGATCCATTTCTCGGCCTCTCCGGGAGTCATGTTCAGTTTGGCGGCCAACATGTCGATACTGATGCACTGATGGATCCGACAGAAGGTCTCGAAGATCATGAGACGCGAGTTTTCGATGAAATCGTCGATGCACGCCACCAAGAAGAAGTCGTTGGCCAAGACGGTCTCGCACTCGCGGAGCTTCTGTTGGGCCCCGTCAAAGTCGAACTTGACATAGAGATCCTCGATGAACGAGGTGATGGGGTCCCGGTAGGTGTAGGATTCTTCCTGAATGACCTTGACCAAGTCCTTCATATCGTCGCCGCGGGAGCTCTTATTGATGATGACAGCCGTGGACAGATACCGAAGGATCCAAGGACACGTGGTCTGGATGGCATTGAGGTACTGCTTTTGGTGGAGGAACAGCTCAATGATCAAATCTTTGCCCTTGGGGTGGTTGAAGAACACGTACAGCGACCAGTGAATCAGCCACGTCCGTTGTTGCAGGGTCTGAAGCGAATTTCCGAACGACGGGTCATCGATCAAGCTCTGCAAACGCTTCAAATCCTCCAAAGCCGCATCCCAGCTCTGGGTCAGGATCTCGCAGGCCAATTTACCCCACAATCCACTCATGAAAGTGGCATCCGTCACCTGGATGAGAGCCCGTTGAAAATACAGGTACTCC from Tigriopus californicus strain San Diego chromosome 1, Tcal_SD_v2.1, whole genome shotgun sequence includes the following:
- the LOC131881700 gene encoding eukaryotic translation initiation factor 3 subunit E-like, whose product is MAQWDLSSKIVPYLDRHLVIPLLEFLSVKEIYSETDLLKAKLDVLSKTNMVDFVMDIHQVLYPCQDEPLAKLREKRETVVQRFDVLQNEAEPVLQMFSNSDVTAQAQSSRDPKQLLDYVTKHHNFKPALTDACHSFAKFQFDCGNYAGCLEYLYFQRALIQVTDATFMSGLWGKLACEILTQSWDAALEDLKRLQSLIDDPSFGNSLQTLQQRTWLIHWSLYVFFNHPKGKDLIIELFLHQKQYLNAIQTTCPWILRYLSTAVIINKSSRGDDMKDLVKVIQEESYTYRDPITSFIEDLYVKFDFDGAQQKLRECETVLANDFFLVACIDDFIENSRLMIFETFCRIHQCISIDMLAAKLNMTPGEAEKWIVNLIRNAKLDAKIDSQLGHVVMGTQTMSPYQQLIEKTKALSFRSQMLQMNVEKKKKAQEQPNWGNEGF